The window AATGGTTTTTTCGGCCTGCATGGCGGCCTCCGGCGTCGTGGCGTTACAGCTTGGACAAGCGTTCGATGGCGCGGTTCACCGTCTCGTCGCTCTTGGCGAAGCACAGCCGCAGCAGGCGCTGCCCCGCCGGCGGCTTCGCGTAGAACGGCGACAGCGGGATGCCGGTGACGCCGTGCTCCTCGGTCAGCCAGCGGGCGAAGGCCAGATCGTCCAGATCGCTGACCGCCGAATAGTCCACCAGCTGGAAATAGCCGCCCGGCACCGGCAGCGGCTTGAGCTTGGTCTTCAGCAGCTGCGCGCGGAAGCTGTCGCGTTTTTCCTGATAGAACGCGCCCAGCGTTTCGTAGTGTTCCGGCTCCTGCGCGATCATTTCGGCGAAGGCGTGCTGCGCCGGGTTGAAGGTGCAGAACACGTTGTACTGGTGCACCTTGCGGAACTCGGCCGACAGCGCCGGCGGCGCGATGCAGTAGCCCACCTTCCAGCCGGTGCAGTGGTAGGTCTTGCCGAAGCTGGAGATCACGAAGGCGCGCTCGCGCAGTTCCGGGTACAGCAGCGCCGATTCGTGGCGCGCGCCGTCGAACACGATGTGCTCGTACACCTCGTCGCTGAGCAGCAGGATGTCGGTGCCGCGCAGCAGGCCGATCAGCGCCTGCATGTCGGCGGCGCCGAACATCGCGCCGGACGGGTTGTGCGGGCTGTTGACCATCAGCAGGCGGGTCTTCGGCGTGATCGCCGCGCGCACCGCGTCCCAGTCGGGCGCGAAGGTGGCGGGATCGAGCGGCACGTGCACCGCGGTCGCGCCGGCCAGTTCGATGGCGGGCTCGTAGCAGTCGTAGCAGGGATCGAGGACGATCACCTCCTCGCCCGCGCGCACCACCGCGTGGATGGCGTTGAAGATCGCCTCGGTGGCGCCGCTGGTGACGGTGATCTCGGCATCGACGTCGGGCTTCCAGCCGTAGCAGCGCCCGGTCTTGTCGGCGATCGCCTGGCGCAGCGCAGGGATGCCGGTCATCGGCGAATACTGGTTGTGGCCGGCCTGCATCGCCCGCGACAGCGCATCGACCAGCCGCGCCGGCACCGGGAAGTCAGGAAACCCCTGCCCGAGATTGACCGCACCGTGCTCGGCGGCCAGCTGCGACATCACGGTGAAGATGGTGGTGCCGACCTTCGGCAGTTTGGTTTCGGGGTGCATCGCCATGTCTTTGCGGATGGATGCACGAAGTTTACGGAATCCCGGAGGCGCGGCACGTGACGGCAGGCCATGCCGGTAGAATCGACGGCCCATGTCCGAAGCCCACGCGTCCCCTCGCCCCCTGCTCGCCGCGCGCGGCCTCGCCTTCTCGCGCGACGAGACGCCGGTGTTCGGGCCGCTGGACTTCGTCGTCGATGCAGGCGAGGCGCTGCTGGTGCAGGGCGGCAACGGCGCGGGCAAGACCACCCTGCTGCGCGTGCTGGCC is drawn from Thermomonas brevis and contains these coding sequences:
- a CDS encoding pyridoxal phosphate-dependent aminotransferase, with the protein product MHPETKLPKVGTTIFTVMSQLAAEHGAVNLGQGFPDFPVPARLVDALSRAMQAGHNQYSPMTGIPALRQAIADKTGRCYGWKPDVDAEITVTSGATEAIFNAIHAVVRAGEEVIVLDPCYDCYEPAIELAGATAVHVPLDPATFAPDWDAVRAAITPKTRLLMVNSPHNPSGAMFGAADMQALIGLLRGTDILLLSDEVYEHIVFDGARHESALLYPELRERAFVISSFGKTYHCTGWKVGYCIAPPALSAEFRKVHQYNVFCTFNPAQHAFAEMIAQEPEHYETLGAFYQEKRDSFRAQLLKTKLKPLPVPGGYFQLVDYSAVSDLDDLAFARWLTEEHGVTGIPLSPFYAKPPAGQRLLRLCFAKSDETVNRAIERLSKL